Proteins from one Desulfitobacterium chlororespirans DSM 11544 genomic window:
- a CDS encoding energy-coupling factor transporter transmembrane component T family protein, producing the protein MNGSPRLRFDPRTKILLILLCVLSTAMAPSLSYVLGLVSMIALLGVSGGKGLYALVGLMAYTVLFLLTKASLAGGETTLQTTLIAFLGLFHKVYPSGFLAGIVIATTKVSEFLSAMHRIRAPKSLTIPLAVMLRYLPTIREDWRFIKDAMHLRDVSPSLKGLLIQPVMTAECLYVPLMMSASRAADELSIASVTRGIENPAPRTCLTRIRFGLVDLLTVFCFGVYFAAGQFL; encoded by the coding sequence ATGAACGGAAGCCCACGCCTTAGGTTCGATCCCCGGACCAAAATCCTGCTGATTCTGCTCTGTGTCCTCTCAACCGCTATGGCTCCCAGCCTGAGTTATGTACTGGGGCTGGTGTCGATGATTGCCCTCCTGGGGGTTTCAGGCGGGAAAGGACTCTACGCTTTGGTGGGGCTGATGGCCTACACTGTCCTGTTTCTTTTGACAAAAGCCTCCCTTGCCGGTGGGGAGACAACTCTGCAAACCACTCTGATCGCCTTCCTGGGCCTGTTCCATAAAGTCTACCCCAGCGGATTTCTGGCGGGGATTGTGATTGCCACCACCAAAGTCAGCGAATTTCTTTCCGCTATGCACAGAATCCGCGCCCCCAAATCCCTGACCATCCCCCTGGCGGTTATGCTGCGCTACCTGCCCACCATCCGGGAGGACTGGCGCTTCATTAAAGACGCCATGCATCTGCGGGATGTATCCCCTTCCCTCAAGGGGCTTCTCATCCAGCCTGTCATGACGGCGGAATGCCTGTACGTCCCTCTCATGATGTCGGCCTCCCGGGCTGCGGACGAACTGTCCATTGCCTCGGTCACCCGGGGAATTGAGAACCCTGCCCCCCGCACCTGTCTGACCCGGATCCGCTTCGGACTCGTGGATCTGTTGACGGTGTTCTGCTTTGGGGTATATTTTGCCGCAGGGCAGTTCCTGTAA
- a CDS encoding MBOAT family O-acyltransferase: MLFSSLLFTFAFLPVTILLYYCLGKRLRNGVLLTASLFFYAWGEPVYVFLMCGSILINYWLGIRLGKDDAGGGKSKLFLIISLVFNLGCLTYFKYFAMIISTLTAMGGWNVQGEAPALPLGISFYTFQILSYGIDVTRGKIKPQKSLLLFALYIAMFPQLVAGPIVKYGDIESQLADRSMTFKTFYAGMGRFLGGLAKKMLLANPLGLLWAEVKVMPGTEMSAFLAWAGIMAFTLQIYFDFSGYSDMAIGLGKMFGFRFKENFRHPYMAQSVSEFWRRWHISLGSWFKDYVYIPLGGSRAGKWKMLRNLLMVWLLTGLWHGASWNFVLWGIYFGSLIAIEKLFLQTWLPGWPRAVRHIYLLLLVIIGWVFFEFTSLADGLGFLESMLGRGGNGLIDAQDIMKLKAYALLYSVGILAASPGLGKLASLLKGVDGRKYQWAVSLYYCVLLFLATAYMVGSTYNPFIYFRF; encoded by the coding sequence ATGCTTTTCAGCAGTCTGCTGTTTACCTTTGCTTTTTTGCCGGTTACCATTCTTCTCTATTATTGCTTGGGAAAGCGGTTGAGAAACGGTGTTCTGCTTACGGCCAGCCTGTTTTTTTATGCCTGGGGAGAGCCTGTCTATGTGTTCTTGATGTGCGGTTCCATTCTAATCAATTATTGGCTGGGGATTCGCTTAGGCAAGGATGATGCCGGTGGCGGGAAGAGTAAGCTCTTTTTAATCATCAGTCTGGTGTTCAATTTAGGCTGTCTCACTTATTTTAAGTACTTCGCCATGATCATAAGTACGCTCACAGCCATGGGCGGTTGGAATGTGCAGGGGGAGGCGCCGGCCCTCCCCCTGGGAATTTCCTTCTACACCTTTCAGATCCTATCCTATGGGATCGATGTCACTAGGGGGAAAATAAAACCACAGAAAAGCCTGCTGCTTTTTGCTTTGTATATTGCTATGTTCCCCCAGCTGGTGGCCGGGCCGATTGTGAAGTATGGGGATATCGAATCCCAGTTAGCGGACCGGAGCATGACCTTCAAAACATTTTACGCCGGGATGGGGCGGTTCCTGGGAGGTCTAGCCAAGAAAATGCTGCTGGCCAATCCTCTGGGCCTGCTCTGGGCCGAAGTAAAGGTCATGCCAGGCACAGAAATGTCGGCTTTTTTGGCCTGGGCCGGGATTATGGCGTTTACCCTGCAGATCTATTTCGATTTCAGCGGCTATTCCGATATGGCCATCGGCTTAGGCAAGATGTTTGGCTTCCGTTTTAAGGAAAACTTCCGGCATCCCTATATGGCACAAAGCGTCTCGGAGTTTTGGCGAAGGTGGCATATTTCTCTGGGCTCCTGGTTTAAGGACTATGTCTATATTCCTCTGGGCGGGAGCCGGGCCGGGAAGTGGAAAATGCTGCGGAACCTGCTCATGGTTTGGTTGCTCACCGGGCTCTGGCATGGAGCAAGCTGGAATTTTGTTTTATGGGGGATTTACTTTGGCAGTTTAATCGCTATAGAAAAGTTGTTTTTGCAGACCTGGCTGCCGGGATGGCCCCGGGCTGTCCGGCATATCTATCTGTTGTTGCTGGTCATTATAGGCTGGGTGTTTTTTGAATTCACCAGCCTGGCGGATGGGTTGGGTTTTCTGGAGAGCATGCTGGGAAGAGGGGGAAACGGACTCATTGATGCTCAAGACATTATGAAACTAAAAGCTTATGCCCTTTTATACAGCGTTGGTATCCTTGCCGCATCGCCTGGGCTGGGGAAGCTGGCATCGTTATTGAAAGGGGTTGATGGCCGTAAATATCAATGGGCGGTAAGCTTGTATTATTGTGTGCTGTTGTTTTTGGCGACGGCCTATATGGTGGGTTCAACCTATAATCCCTTTATCTATTTTCGATTTTAG
- a CDS encoding VanW family protein produces the protein MSYRYQTSKPVSRSKLRMTLGRIYFTWRRYWQWTFNRSNRYALSSGEKELAHGVATHKTPLYRRLRHVDMWLQENKAANLKLACGKINKILVKPGETFSFWRLVGKPTQAKGYRKGMVLTNGSFTAGVGGGLCQLSNLIYWMTLHTPLTITERWRHTHDVFPDANRTQPFGSGATVVYNYVDLQIRNDTPYEYQLLVSVGDNDLEGEWRCEHPSSRTFQIYESQHLIKQEWWGGYTRHNVIKRKVLDLSGDLLADEFVTENHALMMYEPLLQAGEESY, from the coding sequence TTGAGCTACCGTTATCAAACCAGCAAGCCGGTTTCCCGTTCAAAACTGCGCATGACCTTAGGGAGGATATATTTCACCTGGCGGCGATATTGGCAGTGGACATTTAACCGGTCAAACAGATATGCTTTGAGCTCAGGAGAGAAGGAGCTTGCTCATGGTGTGGCAACCCATAAAACGCCATTGTACAGGCGTTTACGCCATGTGGATATGTGGCTGCAGGAAAATAAAGCAGCCAACTTGAAGTTGGCTTGCGGAAAAATTAACAAGATTCTGGTGAAACCAGGGGAGACTTTTTCCTTTTGGCGCTTGGTTGGGAAACCGACACAAGCTAAAGGCTATCGAAAAGGAATGGTTTTGACAAACGGCTCATTTACGGCGGGTGTGGGCGGCGGTTTGTGCCAGCTCTCCAACCTTATCTATTGGATGACTCTGCATACCCCCTTGACGATCACAGAACGCTGGCGCCACACCCATGACGTTTTTCCCGATGCCAACCGGACTCAGCCCTTCGGCAGTGGTGCAACAGTTGTCTATAATTATGTGGATCTGCAGATCAGAAATGATACTCCCTATGAATATCAACTGCTGGTTAGCGTGGGGGATAATGATTTGGAAGGGGAATGGCGATGTGAGCATCCCAGTTCACGCACCTTCCAAATCTATGAAAGCCAGCACTTAATCAAGCAGGAATGGTGGGGCGGTTATACAAGGCACAATGTGATCAAGCGGAAGGTGTTGGATTTAAGCGGCGACCTGCTCGCCGATGAGTTTGTCACAGAGAATCATGCGCTGATGATGTATGAACCCTTGCTTCAAGCGGGGGAAGAAAGCTATTGA
- a CDS encoding ABC transporter ATP-binding protein, whose translation MIQFENVSFAYAGQTSGNLRELNLTIESGECVLFCGRSGCGKTTVTRLVNGLIPYFFAGELTGRVVVNGLDIARTPMYQIAGKVGSVFQNPRTQFFNVDTDSEIAFGIENEALPPEELHRRVKETAGDLRIQKLLGRNIFELSGGEKQKIAFASVYAMNPQVYLLDEPSSNLDMKAIRELKDHLRLIKSQGKTVLIAEHRLYYLMDLADRIVYLEEGRVAGIYTPSQLAALPDDARSLMGLRAVDLDRVHPVEKRTLTGSPVLTLQDVNLRYKKHTILENISLQAASGEIIGVIGHNGTGKTTFSRALCGLHKDCGGSFFWQGKEAQPKARRKSAYMVMQDVNYQLFAESVSKECAFGIKNPDRSLIEKTLTELDLQGLKERHPNTLSGGQKQRVAVAVSMVCGKEVLVFDEPTSGLDYDGMAQVAGLLKKLAQQGKVIFVVTHDVELIGQACSRVLHFHAGRMPEDLAVTRGNEARLRALFVMGLE comes from the coding sequence GTGATCCAATTCGAAAATGTTTCTTTTGCCTATGCCGGGCAAACCTCCGGAAACCTCAGAGAGTTAAACCTTACCATTGAAAGCGGCGAATGTGTGCTTTTCTGCGGCCGCAGCGGCTGTGGAAAAACCACCGTCACCCGGCTGGTCAACGGTCTTATTCCCTACTTCTTCGCCGGAGAACTGACCGGGCGGGTGGTGGTCAACGGTCTGGATATTGCCCGGACCCCCATGTACCAAATCGCCGGGAAAGTGGGATCCGTCTTCCAAAACCCGCGCACCCAGTTTTTTAACGTGGACACCGACAGCGAAATAGCCTTCGGCATTGAGAACGAAGCTTTGCCACCGGAGGAGCTGCACCGGCGGGTCAAGGAAACGGCCGGGGACCTCCGCATCCAGAAACTGCTGGGACGGAATATTTTTGAACTGTCCGGCGGGGAGAAGCAAAAAATCGCTTTTGCCTCTGTTTACGCCATGAATCCGCAAGTTTATCTGCTGGATGAGCCCTCTTCGAATCTGGACATGAAAGCCATCCGGGAACTTAAGGACCATCTGCGGCTGATCAAGAGCCAGGGAAAAACGGTGCTCATTGCCGAACACCGGCTCTACTATCTTATGGATCTGGCGGATCGGATCGTCTATCTGGAGGAAGGGCGGGTCGCCGGAATTTACACCCCTTCCCAACTGGCGGCTTTACCCGATGATGCGCGCTCCCTCATGGGCCTGCGGGCCGTGGACCTCGATAGGGTCCATCCTGTGGAAAAGCGCACCCTTACCGGCTCCCCTGTCCTGACCCTGCAGGACGTAAATTTGCGCTATAAAAAGCACACTATTCTTGAGAATATCTCCCTGCAGGCTGCCAGCGGCGAAATCATCGGTGTGATCGGGCATAACGGGACAGGAAAAACCACTTTCTCCAGAGCCCTCTGCGGCCTGCACAAGGACTGCGGGGGCAGCTTTTTTTGGCAAGGCAAAGAAGCCCAGCCTAAAGCCAGGCGAAAAAGCGCCTATATGGTCATGCAGGATGTGAATTATCAGCTTTTTGCTGAGAGTGTGAGCAAAGAGTGCGCCTTCGGCATCAAAAATCCGGACCGCTCTCTGATCGAGAAGACTCTCACAGAGCTTGACCTGCAAGGACTGAAGGAGCGTCATCCCAACACCCTCTCCGGCGGACAGAAACAGCGCGTCGCCGTAGCGGTCAGCATGGTATGCGGCAAAGAGGTGCTTGTTTTCGATGAACCAACCAGCGGCCTTGACTATGACGGCATGGCCCAGGTGGCGGGACTCCTGAAGAAGCTGGCCCAGCAGGGTAAGGTGATCTTTGTGGTGACCCATGATGTCGAATTGATTGGCCAAGCCTGCTCCCGGGTCCTCCATTTCCACGCAGGGCGAATGCCGGAGGATCTGGCGGTAACCCGTGGTAACGAGGCAAGACTTCGGGCTTTGTTCGTGATGGGCCTGGAATAG
- a CDS encoding SGNH/GDSL hydrolase family protein → MKKLMIGLLIGMLLLGMTACGKGTETGEKNVTADFRNSVFMGDSITEGFAFNEILPQEQVIAGAGATAGFSYDDLDALVEQKPDQVFIMLGSVDILMPVDDPQELFGEDLRKLINRIKEELPGVEIYLQSITPVTQEALKQEPRYAGIEAYNGILKEIADQSGIHYVDIGVLARENPALFAEDGIHFQKEFYALWLQKLSEAL, encoded by the coding sequence ATGAAAAAGCTGATGATAGGTTTGCTGATAGGGATGCTGCTGCTGGGTATGACGGCCTGCGGGAAGGGGACAGAGACTGGAGAAAAAAATGTTACGGCTGACTTTAGGAACAGTGTATTTATGGGGGATTCCATTACCGAAGGGTTCGCCTTCAATGAAATCCTGCCCCAAGAACAGGTTATCGCGGGGGCGGGGGCTACAGCCGGCTTTTCCTATGATGATCTGGATGCTTTGGTTGAGCAGAAGCCGGATCAGGTCTTTATCATGCTGGGTTCTGTGGATATCCTCATGCCTGTGGATGATCCTCAGGAATTATTCGGAGAGGATTTACGGAAGCTGATCAACAGGATTAAGGAGGAGCTGCCCGGTGTTGAAATCTATCTCCAATCCATAACCCCTGTAACTCAGGAGGCCTTAAAACAAGAACCCCGCTATGCAGGAATCGAGGCATATAACGGGATCTTAAAAGAGATTGCAGACCAATCAGGGATTCATTATGTCGATATCGGAGTTTTGGCCAGGGAAAATCCCGCTTTATTTGCTGAAGATGGTATACATTTTCAGAAAGAATTTTACGCACTGTGGCTGCAGAAACTCTCTGAAGCATTATAG
- a CDS encoding MFS transporter, whose translation MDAQEKSISKPSLWSRDFILITLASLFMSLAFQMLLPIMPVYAENLGGSTTAAGLVVGVFTFSAVIIRPITGRLLDLYGRKGVYLAGLVFFGLCVIAYHWTPGILILLILRFIHGFGWGAASTASSTIATDVTPKSRLGEGMGYFGLTSTLSMAIAPVLGLSILNRYGMGAVFNVSALSVLLCLAIALMIRYQKSEQTPQGNRGSIFEKSAIYPGLIILFLTMSYGAVISFIALYAGQQGINNIGPFFTVYAVALFISRPLFGRLSDQKGYSIAIIPGILAVSVALLILYFAHSLSGFCVAGFVYGLGFGAVQPALMAMAVRDVLPARRGAANGTFFVGFDIGIGVGAITWGAVAEITGYRMIYLLAVLPVVIAFLLYLGKDRLTGQKN comes from the coding sequence ATGGATGCTCAAGAGAAGTCAATTAGCAAGCCGTCACTGTGGTCCAGAGACTTTATACTGATTACTTTGGCAAGTTTATTTATGTCGCTGGCGTTTCAAATGCTCTTGCCGATTATGCCGGTTTATGCGGAAAACCTAGGCGGCTCGACTACTGCTGCCGGATTAGTTGTCGGCGTTTTTACCTTTTCAGCGGTGATCATCAGACCGATTACCGGCCGCCTGTTAGACCTTTACGGAAGAAAAGGGGTGTATTTGGCAGGGCTGGTCTTCTTTGGCTTATGCGTCATCGCTTATCATTGGACGCCGGGCATTTTGATATTGCTTATATTAAGATTTATCCATGGCTTTGGCTGGGGTGCCGCAAGCACCGCTTCGAGCACGATTGCTACAGATGTAACCCCTAAATCCCGCTTAGGGGAGGGAATGGGTTACTTTGGTCTTACCAGTACTCTTTCCATGGCCATTGCCCCGGTACTGGGCTTAAGCATTCTGAACCGGTACGGAATGGGCGCGGTTTTCAATGTCAGCGCCTTATCGGTGTTGCTTTGCCTGGCCATAGCCCTCATGATCCGCTATCAAAAATCAGAACAAACACCTCAAGGTAACAGGGGCAGTATTTTCGAAAAGTCGGCGATTTATCCCGGTCTAATCATTTTGTTTCTGACCATGTCCTATGGTGCGGTGATTTCCTTTATTGCCCTGTATGCTGGGCAGCAAGGCATCAATAATATTGGACCCTTTTTTACGGTATATGCCGTTGCTTTGTTTATTTCGCGGCCGCTTTTCGGACGGTTATCTGATCAGAAAGGCTACTCCATCGCCATAATACCTGGAATTCTGGCAGTATCGGTTGCCTTGCTCATATTGTATTTTGCCCATTCTTTAAGCGGTTTTTGTGTGGCAGGTTTTGTTTACGGTCTCGGTTTTGGGGCGGTACAGCCGGCTTTAATGGCAATGGCAGTGCGTGACGTTCTGCCTGCCCGTCGTGGGGCTGCTAATGGAACCTTCTTTGTGGGATTTGATATTGGGATTGGTGTAGGGGCAATAACATGGGGGGCTGTTGCGGAGATAACCGGTTATCGAATGATTTACCTCTTGGCTGTTCTTCCGGTTGTTATTGCCTTCCTTCTTTATCTTGGGAAAGACCGGTTGACTGGACAGAAGAATTAA
- a CDS encoding MBL fold metallo-hydrolase, whose protein sequence is MKLTVLVDNNTILSNNPHFKDRYFLTEPGLSIYIEADGKKILFDTGHTSVFLQNSEKMNLDFSDLDYLVLSHGHVDHTGGLRSLIDFYQNQGITHLKDKPTLIAHPECFLSKVDNPWGEIGCGIPEAEVACHFQLQLSREPLWLTENLVFLGEIEQSNDFENLTPLGKVYKNTEGQDDYILDDSALVYKSSKGLIIITGCSHAGICNITKYAQKVCRDERVIDIIGGLHLINPGPIQMEKPKNFLKTLLPRPFGPVTVPAWGPRSPWQKV, encoded by the coding sequence TTGAAGCTGACAGTTCTGGTGGATAACAACACGATTTTGTCCAATAATCCCCATTTCAAAGACAGGTACTTTCTAACCGAACCCGGGCTTTCTATCTATATAGAAGCAGACGGAAAAAAGATTCTTTTTGATACCGGTCATACCAGTGTTTTTCTGCAGAATTCCGAAAAAATGAATCTTGACTTTTCTGACCTTGACTATTTGGTTCTTTCCCATGGACATGTCGATCATACGGGAGGGTTAAGAAGTTTAATTGATTTTTATCAAAATCAAGGAATAACCCACTTAAAGGATAAGCCAACTTTGATCGCACATCCGGAATGCTTTTTATCTAAAGTGGATAACCCCTGGGGTGAAATAGGCTGCGGAATTCCTGAAGCTGAAGTAGCTTGTCATTTTCAACTGCAACTGAGCAGAGAACCTTTATGGCTTACCGAGAATTTAGTATTTTTAGGAGAGATCGAACAAAGCAATGACTTTGAAAACCTCACCCCTTTGGGGAAAGTCTATAAGAATACCGAAGGTCAAGACGATTATATCCTGGATGATTCAGCCCTTGTCTACAAAAGCAGCAAAGGGTTGATCATTATAACAGGTTGTTCTCATGCAGGAATATGCAATATCACGAAGTATGCGCAAAAAGTCTGTCGGGATGAACGTGTTATTGATATTATAGGTGGGCTTCATTTAATCAATCCGGGTCCTATCCAGATGGAAAAACCAAAGAATTTCTTAAAAACGTTGCTCCCCAGACCATTCGGGCCTGTCACTGTACCAGCTTGGGGCCCAAGATCGCCTTGGCAGAAAGTTTAA
- a CDS encoding helix-turn-helix domain-containing protein, whose product MTDVIEEVYAPILTQNGFVPRPENKRFGAMGLCWELIGDHGAGYYWTYGQRDLFDIKIHDFYFNQDMIIEFRLPACLSITYYESVSGEELTPRRPLSAGCTKAFVGGEAPCRVLIHGGIPVRCIGIEIMPAYYEDYLRRQYPGEYVNPLAAFQTLDQTEHFPEMVRLLEQVKNYRGSGIAAKLFYEGKVAEAVSLVVERHKGHLPSTKLQLADRDRKQIETVTAYINDHYPCELPLEQLSKIACMGTTKLKTSFRIVHDCTITEYIQQRRMSRAQYLLSGTDLTIGQVAQTVGYKSASRFAELFKKSMGLRPGEYRKISG is encoded by the coding sequence GTGACCGATGTTATTGAGGAAGTCTATGCCCCCATCCTTACTCAAAACGGATTTGTTCCCAGACCGGAAAATAAGCGTTTCGGTGCAATGGGGTTATGCTGGGAGCTGATTGGGGATCATGGCGCGGGATACTACTGGACCTATGGGCAAAGAGATCTGTTTGATATAAAGATCCATGACTTTTATTTTAATCAGGACATGATTATTGAGTTCCGTTTGCCGGCCTGTCTGAGCATTACCTATTATGAGTCGGTTTCAGGTGAGGAGCTGACTCCTCGTCGCCCCCTGAGCGCCGGATGCACCAAGGCCTTTGTGGGAGGCGAGGCTCCTTGCCGGGTGCTGATTCACGGGGGAATCCCCGTTCGCTGCATTGGCATTGAGATCATGCCGGCCTATTATGAGGATTATCTGAGGCGGCAATATCCCGGAGAGTATGTGAATCCTTTGGCGGCCTTTCAAACTCTTGACCAGACCGAGCATTTCCCGGAGATGGTGCGGCTGCTGGAACAGGTGAAAAACTATCGGGGCAGCGGTATCGCGGCTAAGCTGTTTTACGAAGGCAAGGTCGCCGAGGCGGTATCCTTGGTGGTAGAGCGGCATAAAGGACATCTTCCGAGCACGAAGCTCCAGCTGGCAGACCGTGACAGAAAGCAGATCGAAACCGTAACCGCTTATATAAACGACCACTACCCCTGCGAACTGCCCCTGGAACAGCTCTCCAAGATTGCCTGCATGGGCACGACCAAGCTGAAAACCTCTTTCCGGATCGTTCATGACTGCACCATCACCGAGTACATCCAGCAGCGGCGGATGAGCCGGGCCCAATATCTGCTCTCTGGGACGGATCTTACCATCGGCCAGGTTGCCCAAACCGTGGGGTATAAAAGTGCCAGCCGTTTTGCCGAGCTATTTAAGAAGAGCATGGGTTTGCGGCCTGGTGAGTACCGTAAAATATCAGGCTGA
- a CDS encoding MptD family putative ECF transporter S component, with protein MANQTYLNKQGLTVKDLVTIGIFTALLWITMLIGGLPLAPNPVTTFYMPLSAALLGGPVFLLLVAKVPKRGPIALAGILIGIIWFATGMHWAMDLGYVLGGILGDFLAGTKKYKSVKMNILAYICLSLGCTGSYLCFFADPVTWGSYMLEGGTSASYIETMNAAAQGWMPFAILFGTVAVAALSGWAGSRLLKKQFEKAGITA; from the coding sequence ATGGCCAATCAAACTTACCTGAACAAGCAGGGCCTGACCGTTAAGGATCTGGTCACCATCGGCATCTTTACAGCCCTGCTCTGGATTACCATGCTCATCGGCGGACTGCCTCTGGCTCCCAACCCGGTCACCACATTTTATATGCCTTTGAGCGCCGCACTCTTGGGCGGTCCCGTGTTTCTGCTGCTTGTGGCCAAAGTGCCCAAGCGCGGGCCCATCGCCCTGGCGGGGATCTTGATCGGTATCATCTGGTTTGCCACCGGCATGCACTGGGCGATGGATCTCGGGTATGTCCTGGGCGGTATTCTGGGTGATTTCCTTGCCGGAACGAAGAAGTACAAGAGTGTCAAAATGAACATCCTGGCCTATATCTGCCTGAGCCTTGGCTGCACAGGTTCCTATCTCTGCTTTTTTGCCGACCCGGTCACTTGGGGCAGCTATATGCTGGAGGGCGGCACCTCGGCAAGTTATATCGAGACCATGAACGCCGCAGCCCAAGGCTGGATGCCTTTTGCGATCCTTTTCGGCACCGTGGCCGTGGCGGCCCTCAGCGGCTGGGCAGGAAGCAGGCTGCTGAAAAAACAATTTGAAAAGGCAGGCATCACGGCATGA
- a CDS encoding MarR family winged helix-turn-helix transcriptional regulator, with the protein MTINPNSLGFILNRTNTKLKNSLIQCLKPYDVTPEQWGILKCLWGQEGITPKTIAELTSKDRPTTVRILEKLEKKGLIFRVVNSDDNRSYLIYLTDKGKELKNILIPLAEAKINRALTGINEQDTQKLLQILNRIYDNL; encoded by the coding sequence GTGACCATTAATCCTAATTCACTAGGATTTATTTTAAATCGTACCAATACTAAACTTAAAAATTCATTAATCCAATGCTTAAAACCCTATGATGTAACGCCGGAGCAGTGGGGAATACTGAAATGTCTGTGGGGACAGGAAGGGATTACACCTAAAACCATAGCAGAACTGACATCGAAGGATCGGCCCACAACGGTAAGGATATTAGAAAAACTGGAGAAAAAGGGGTTGATTTTCAGAGTAGTAAATTCAGATGATAACCGCTCATACTTAATATATCTTACAGATAAGGGGAAAGAATTAAAAAACATCCTCATACCTTTAGCTGAAGCAAAAATAAATCGAGCTTTGACAGGGATCAATGAGCAGGATACCCAAAAATTATTGCAAATACTTAATAGAATTTACGATAACTTGTGA
- a CDS encoding aminoglycoside phosphotransferase family protein: MKNIRGYETFVRVEPLHKGWSSDQKYYIETAEGRRLLLRIADSSEYSRKKAEFAMMGQVAALGVPMSHPVDFGICDHGKSVYLLLTWCEGEDAELVLPRLTEQEQYRLGKQSGEILKRIHSLPAPEEKEEWSSRFNRKASHKIAKYQACGIKLNGDDEMIGYIENNRHLLSGRLQCCQHGDYHVGNMIISGENTLSIIDFNRFDFGDPWEEFNRIVWSAAVSPPFATGQLDGYFGGKPPLEFFRLLIFYISSNLLSSIPWAIPFGKEEIDTMKKQAEEVLGWFDNMKNPVPTWYWQERNESMK, from the coding sequence ATGAAGAATATCAGGGGTTATGAAACCTTTGTCAGAGTTGAGCCGCTCCATAAAGGCTGGTCCAGTGATCAGAAATATTACATAGAAACTGCGGAGGGCAGGAGGCTTCTTCTGCGCATAGCCGATAGCTCGGAATACAGCAGAAAAAAGGCCGAGTTTGCAATGATGGGGCAGGTTGCGGCCTTAGGTGTGCCCATGTCTCACCCTGTGGATTTTGGAATATGTGACCATGGAAAGAGTGTGTATTTGCTGCTTACATGGTGTGAGGGCGAGGATGCGGAGCTTGTTCTGCCACGATTGACAGAGCAAGAGCAATACCGGCTGGGAAAGCAATCCGGTGAAATACTCAAACGGATTCATTCCCTTCCTGCTCCGGAAGAAAAGGAAGAATGGAGCAGCCGCTTTAACCGCAAGGCCAGCCATAAAATTGCAAAATATCAGGCCTGCGGGATAAAGCTGAACGGTGACGATGAAATGATCGGATACATCGAAAACAACCGTCATCTCCTTTCCGGCAGACTCCAGTGCTGTCAGCATGGTGATTATCATGTAGGCAATATGATCATCTCAGGAGAGAATACCCTGTCCATCATTGATTTCAACCGCTTTGATTTCGGTGATCCTTGGGAGGAATTCAACCGCATCGTGTGGAGCGCAGCAGTCAGTCCTCCATTCGCTACCGGTCAGCTTGACGGCTATTTTGGCGGAAAACCTCCCCTTGAATTTTTTAGACTGCTGATATTTTACATTTCCAGCAACCTGCTCTCCTCAATTCCCTGGGCCATCCCCTTTGGCAAAGAAGAAATTGACACAATGAAGAAACAGGCAGAGGAGGTACTAGGCTGGTTTGATAATATGAAGAATCCCGTTCCAACCTGGTATTGGCAGGAAAGAAATGAAAGCATGAAATGA
- a CDS encoding PF20097 family protein produces MEELKVCPYCNGDMVQGYIQSPRIIIWSKKKHRLSFLPKEYEGDIMVKGANLLGAYEQAYCCQKCETIIIRGNN; encoded by the coding sequence ATGGAAGAACTAAAGGTATGCCCGTACTGCAATGGAGATATGGTACAGGGTTATATTCAAAGTCCGAGAATCATTATATGGAGTAAGAAAAAACACAGGCTATCGTTTTTACCTAAAGAATATGAGGGCGATATTATGGTCAAGGGAGCCAATTTGTTAGGGGCGTATGAGCAGGCATATTGCTGTCAAAAGTGTGAAACCATCATAATTCGCGGAAATAATTAG
- a CDS encoding DHHW family protein translates to MKNRGNFTMIRNAVGMLPFVLMLVMLIMHLALPDKTFSKEERRYLAQWPVFHIEEVIDGSYGSKVESYFSDQFPFRNFWIQIEERLRGFL, encoded by the coding sequence ATGAAGAACAGAGGAAATTTTACTATGATCCGGAATGCTGTTGGCATGCTTCCCTTTGTATTGATGCTTGTTATGTTGATCATGCATCTGGCCCTTCCGGATAAGACTTTTTCGAAAGAGGAGCGGCGCTATTTAGCCCAATGGCCTGTTTTTCATATTGAGGAGGTAATTGATGGCAGCTATGGGAGTAAGGTTGAGTCCTATTTTTCTGATCAGTTCCCCTTTCGCAACTTTTGGATTCAGATTGAGGAGAGGCTCAGGGGATTTTTATGA